In one Oryza glaberrima chromosome 2, OglaRS2, whole genome shotgun sequence genomic region, the following are encoded:
- the LOC127762910 gene encoding uncharacterized protein LOC127762910 encodes MSLLSKLRLVTVDVTGTLIAYKGQLGDYYCMAAKSAGMPCPDYKRMHEGFKAAYTEMTVKHPCFGHASNMPNIDWWKMCVKDSFIRAGYEYDDATFEKIFRRIYSTFGSSAPYSVFPDAQQFLRWLRNNGCTVGIVSNAEYRYKDVVLPALGLNEGSEWDFGVFSGIVGVEKPDRRMYEAALEMAGGVAAAEALHIGDSMRKDYAPARRAGMHALLLDRFRTAEAEG; translated from the exons ATGTCGCTGCTATCGAAGCTGAGATTGGTCACGGTGGATGTGACAGGAACCCTGATAGCATACAAGGGGCAGCTTGGTGATTACTACTGCATGGCAGCCAAATCTGCAGGGATGCCATGCCCTGATTACAAGCGGATGCATGAAGGCTTCAAGGCTGCATACACCGAGATGACTGTCAAACACCCTTGCTTTGGCCATGCTTCCAACATGCCCAACATCGATTGGTGGAAGATGTGTGTCAAGGACTCTTTCATCAGG GCTGGGTATGAGTATGATGATGCCACATTTGAGAAAATATTCAGACGGATTTACTCCACTTTCGGTTCCTCTGCACCCTACTCGGTGTTCCCTGATGCTCAACAATTCCTGAGATGGCTGCGCAACAATGGCTGCACCGTCGGTATCGTCAGCAACGCCGAGTACCGGTACAAGGACGTCGTCCTACCTGCACTTGGTCTCAATGAG GGGTCGGAGTGGGATTTCGGGGTGTTCTCGGGGATCGTGGGCGTGGAGAAGCCGGACAGGAGGATGTACGAGGCGGCGctggagatggccggcggcgtggcggcggcggaggcgctgcaCATCGGCGACAGCATGCGCAAGGACTacgcgccggcgcggcgggccgGGATGCACGCGCTGCTGCTGGACAGGTTCCGCACGGCCGAGGCGGAGGGCTAG
- the LOC127762909 gene encoding choline-phosphate cytidylyltransferase 1-like isoform X2: MLEQSRFPNTYLLVGCCNDELTHKYKGRTVMTEDERYESLRHCKWVDEVIPDAPWVVTEEFLNKHNIDFVAHDSLPYADASGAGNDVYEFVKKLGKFKETQRTDGISTSDIIMRIVKDYNEYVMRNLARGYTRKDLGVSYVKEKRLRVNMGLKNLRDKVKQHQEKVGEKWNTVAKLQEEWVENADRWVAGFLEKFEEGCHSMGTAIKERIQERLKAQSRDFSLLQYDGEDVDEDEDDDEDVRE; encoded by the exons ATGCTTGAGCAATCTCG GTTTCCTAACACATATCTCCTTGTCGGATGCTGCAATGATGAGTTGACACATAAGTACAAAGGGAGAACTGTTATGACAGAGGATGAGCGATATGAATCACTTCGTCACTGCAA GTGGGTGGATGAAGTCATTCCTGATGCTCCATGGGTGGTAACGGAAGAATTCTTGAATAAACATAACATTGATTTTGTTGCACATGATTCTCTGCC GTATGCTGATGCTAGTGGAGCTGGTAACGATGTCTATGAATTT GTCAAAAAACTTGGTAAATTTAAGGAAACCCAGCGCACAGATGGGATATCGACGTCAGATATTATAATGCGGATTGTTAAGGATTATAATGAGTATGTTATGCGGAACCTGGCCAGGGGGTACACCAGAAAGGATCTTGGTGTCAGTTACGTTAAG GAAAAAAGACTGAGAGTTAACATGGGATTAAAAAACCTGCGTGACAAAGTGAAGCAGCACCAAGAAAAAGTAGGGGAGAAG TGGAATACAGTGGCGAAACTCCAGGAAGAGTGGGTGGAAAATGCAGATCGATGGGTTGCTGGTTTTCTGGAGAAGTTTGAAGAAGGCTGCCACTCAATG GGAACTGCCATCAAAGAGCGGATCCAAGAGAGGCTCAAGGCGCAATCCAGGGATTTCAGCCTTCTACAGTATGATGGCGAGGATGTTGACGaggatgaggacgacgacgaagatgTCAGAGAATAA
- the LOC127762829 gene encoding ALA-interacting subunit 1-like, translating to MSSGQEAGSSSGGSGDGGAAAPRRNTRKPKYSKFTQQELPACKPILTPKWVISVFILVGVIFVPIGLVSLKASRKVVEIVDRYDDACVPANTTDKLAYIQNPTISKNCRRTLKVPKDMDAPIFVYYQLDNFYQNHRRYVKSRSDAQLRDPKKANDTSTCDPEGTANGMAIVPCGLIAWSIFNDTYGFVRNSKNLPVDKKGISWKSDREHKFGRDVFPKNFQNGSLIGGKTLDPNKSLSEQEDLIVWMRTAALPTFRKLYGRIHNDLKKGDTITVTLENNYNTYSFSGKKKLVLSTSTWLGGKNDFLGLAYLSVGGLCFFLAFAFTLLYLIKPRKMGDNNYLSWNRNPAGR from the exons ATGAGCAGCGGCCAGGAAGCCGGATCGAGCTCCGGTGgatccggcgatggcggcgcggcggcgcccaggAGGAACACCAGGAAGCCCAAGT ATTCCAAGTTTACTCAGCAGGAGCTCCCAGCTTGCAAGCCGATTCTTACTCCAAAATGG GTCATTTCAGTTTTCATTCTTGTCGGAGTCATTTTTGTCCCAATCGGGCTTGTTTCGTTGAAGGCTTCACGAAAG GTTGTTGAGATTGTTGATCGATACGATGATGCATGTGTCCCAGCTAATACAACTGACAAGCTTGCTTACATCCAGAACCCAACAATAAGCAAAAACTGCAGAAGGACTCTTAAG GTTCCAAAGGATATGGATGCACCGATCTTTGTGTATTACCAGCTGGATAACTTTTATCAGAATCATAGGAG atATGTCAAGAGCCGGAGTGATGCACAGCTAAGAGATCCCAAAAAGGCAAATGACACCTCCACTTGTGATCCCGAGGGTACAGCAAATGGAATGGCAATTGTTCCTTGTGGTCTGATTGCATGGAGCATATTCAATGATACATATGGCTTTGTTCGCAACAGTAAGAACCTGCCAGTGGACAAGAAAGGCATCTCTTGGAAGAGTGACAGGGAGCACAAATTTGGACGTGATGTCTTTCCAAAGAACTTCCAGAATGGTTCTCTTATAGGTGGAAAAACACTTGATCCAAATAAATCG TTGAGTGAACAAGAAGACCTTATTGTTTGGATGAGAACTGCTGCACTTCCAACATTCAGAAAGCTGTATGGTAGGATACACAATGACCTCAAGAAAGGTGACACCATTACGGTGACATTGGAGAACAACTACAACACATATAGCTTTAGTGGCAAAAAGAAGTTGGTACTTTCTACCTCGACATGGCTCGGTGGAAAGAATGATTTTCTTGGTCTAGCATATCTCAGTGTTGGTGGACTCTGCTTCTTCCTGGCATTTGCATTCACCTTGCTGTACTTGATAAAACCAAG gaaaatGGGTGACAACAACTACTTGTCATGGAACAGAAACCCTGCAGGCCGTTAA
- the LOC127762909 gene encoding choline-phosphate cytidylyltransferase 1-like isoform X1, giving the protein MADHAAVEAAPQSSQEEEEDWKEAEGGDGDVEVADRGGGGGAANGGIPEGRPIRVYADGIYDLFHFGHAKSLEQAKRLFPNTYLLVGCCNDELTHKYKGRTVMTEDERYESLRHCKWVDEVIPDAPWVVTEEFLNKHNIDFVAHDSLPYADASGAGNDVYEFVKKLGKFKETQRTDGISTSDIIMRIVKDYNEYVMRNLARGYTRKDLGVSYVKEKRLRVNMGLKNLRDKVKQHQEKVGEKWNTVAKLQEEWVENADRWVAGFLEKFEEGCHSMGTAIKERIQERLKAQSRDFSLLQYDGEDVDEDEDDDEDVRE; this is encoded by the exons ATGGCCGACCAcgccgcggtggaggcggcgccgcagtcgtcgcaggaggaggaggaggactggAAGGAGGCCGAGGGGGGAGACGGGGACGTCGAGGTGGCGGAcaggggcggcggaggcggcgccgccaaTGGGGGAATCCCGGAGGGGAGGCCGATCCGGGTCTACGCGGACGGAATCTACGATCTCTTCCACTTCGGCCACGCCAAGTCGCTCGAGCAGGCCAAGAGGCT GTTTCCTAACACATATCTCCTTGTCGGATGCTGCAATGATGAGTTGACACATAAGTACAAAGGGAGAACTGTTATGACAGAGGATGAGCGATATGAATCACTTCGTCACTGCAA GTGGGTGGATGAAGTCATTCCTGATGCTCCATGGGTGGTAACGGAAGAATTCTTGAATAAACATAACATTGATTTTGTTGCACATGATTCTCTGCC GTATGCTGATGCTAGTGGAGCTGGTAACGATGTCTATGAATTT GTCAAAAAACTTGGTAAATTTAAGGAAACCCAGCGCACAGATGGGATATCGACGTCAGATATTATAATGCGGATTGTTAAGGATTATAATGAGTATGTTATGCGGAACCTGGCCAGGGGGTACACCAGAAAGGATCTTGGTGTCAGTTACGTTAAG GAAAAAAGACTGAGAGTTAACATGGGATTAAAAAACCTGCGTGACAAAGTGAAGCAGCACCAAGAAAAAGTAGGGGAGAAG TGGAATACAGTGGCGAAACTCCAGGAAGAGTGGGTGGAAAATGCAGATCGATGGGTTGCTGGTTTTCTGGAGAAGTTTGAAGAAGGCTGCCACTCAATG GGAACTGCCATCAAAGAGCGGATCCAAGAGAGGCTCAAGGCGCAATCCAGGGATTTCAGCCTTCTACAGTATGATGGCGAGGATGTTGACGaggatgaggacgacgacgaagatgTCAGAGAATAA
- the LOC127762828 gene encoding uncharacterized protein LOC127762828 yields the protein MLRACGGASPAAAAAVPALVRARLAKQASSAAHAAATATASASSSLSALGEVAAGRKGLARVVLKKGKTQIFRDGSPMVYSGAVDRIIGRPPPKTGDVVLVADGAEKPIGWGLYNSVSMFCVRLMQLEEEAKRDPTCALNMERLLEARILSAVDLRRSLGLPSVHTNAYRLINSEGDRLSGLIVDIFADVAVVASSAAWVEKYRHEIQFLVNKVSDVNHIKWRSSTDILKEEGLDVSEQKDPESSSHCGTVEVMENDVLYLVSLEGQKTGFYADQRENRHFISTLSKDQRVLDLCCYSGGFALNAAKGGANNVIGIDSSASALDLANKNIILNKLDTQRISFVKEDATAFMKGAISRNEVWDLVILDPPKLAPRKKVLQSASGMYRSLNALAMQVVKPGGLLMTCSCSGAMTQSGLFLRTIQGAASMTGRKVTVLRQAGAACDHPVDPAYPEGQYLSNYLLRVT from the exons ATGCTGCGCGCTtgcggcggcgcgtcgccggcggcggcggcggcggtgcccgcGCTCGTCAGGGCGCGCCTCGCGAAGCAGGCCTCCTCCGCAGCccacgcggccgccaccgccaccgcctccgcttcctcctccctctccgcgctGGGAGAGGTCGCCGCCGGGCGCAAAG gtttGGCAAGAGTAGTATTAAAGAAAGGAAAGACCCAAATATTTCGAGATGGGAGTCCGATGGTGTATAGTGGTGCTGTTGATAGAATAATTGGTCGACCTCCTCCAAAAACTGGTGATGTTGTTCTTGTAGCTGATGGGGCAGAGAAACCTATTGGATGGGGTCTCTATAACTCTGTGTCCATGTTTTGTGTTCGGCTGATGCAACTAGAAGAAGAGGCAAAAAG GGATCCAACATGTGCACTAAATATGGAAAGACTGCTTGAGGCAAGGATTTTATCTGCTGTGGATTTACGGCGCAGTTTAGGTCTCCCTTCAGTTCACACAAATGCTTATCGTCTCATCAACAGTGAAGGGGACAG ATTGTCTGGTCTAATAGTGGATATCTTTGCTGATGTTGCTGTAGTTGCTTCATCTGCTGCTTGGGTTGAGAAATATAGGCATGAAATCCAGTTCCTTGTTAACAAAGTCAGTGATGTGAACCATATAAAGTGGAGATCGTCAACAGATATTCTAAAAGAAGAAGGATTAGATGTATCAGAACAAAAGGATCCTGAATCGTCTTCACACTGTGGAACAGTGGAG GTCATGGAGAATGATGTTCTCTATCTAGTCTCATTGGAGGGGCAGAAAACAGGGTTTTATGCAGATCAACGTGAGAACCGTCATTTCATATCAACACTCTCAAAGGACCAAAGGGTTCTTGATCTGTGCTGCTATAGTGGTGGTTTTGCTCTAAATGCAGCAAAGGGTGGTGCTAATAATGTCATTG GCATTGATTCATCAGCATCAGCACTAGACCTTGCCAATAAGAATATTATCCTGAATAAGCTTGACACCCAAAGGATTTCGTTTGTAAAAGAAGATGCGACTGCATTCATGAAAGGTGCTATCTCAAGAAATGAGGTCTGGGACTTGGTAATCCTTGATCCTCCAAAGTTGGCACCTCGAAAAAAG GTGCTACAAAGTGCCTCGGGTATGTACAGAAGCTTGAACGCTCTTGCGATGCAAGTGGTAAAGCCAGGGGGGTTACTCATGACATGCTCATGCTCTGGAGCTATGACCCAAAGCGGCCTCTTCCTCAGAACCATTCAG GGTGCTGCATCAATGACCGGCCGAAAGGTTACAGTTCTACGCCAAGCAGGGGCAGCCTGTGATCATCCCGTAGATCCTGCATACCCTGAAGGCCAATATCTCAGCAATTACTTGCTCCGAGTGacctga
- the LOC127761630 gene encoding myb family transcription factor IPN2 isoform X2 has translation MFPGSKKGGGGGAAVSSGDGGGGRAAAAMCVQGDSGLVLTTDPKPRLRWTVELHERFVDAVTQLGGPDKATPKTIMRVMGVKGLTLYHLKSHLQKFRLGKQPHKEFSEHSVKEAAAMEMQRNAASSSGIMGRSMNHDRNVNDAIRMQMEVQRRLHEQLEKHLQMRIEAQGKYMQSILEKAYQTLAAGDVAAAVACGPAGYKSLGNHQAAVLDVCSMGFPSLQDLHMYGGAGGGHLDLQQQQPPASTMESFFACGDGGGSLGKTAAKTRHYGGAGKSPMMWGVDDDDDDDPAGKCGGGGHHQLQMAPPPMMDGGIDVMDSLAADVYETKPIMSGDSTGSKGGGYDVAAAASKLERPSPRRPPQLGSPSVMAGAQTRNLSYG, from the exons ATGTTCCCTGGCTCgaagaagggcggcggcggcggcgcggcggtgagctcgggtgacggcggcggcggcagggcggcggcggcgatgtgcGTGCAGGGCGACTCCGGCCTGGTCCTCACCACCGACCCCAAGCCGCGGCTCCGGTGGACGGTGGAGCTCCACGAGCGCTTCGTCGACGCCGTCACCCAGCTCGGCGGCCCCGACA AGGCGACGCCCAAGACGATCATGAGGGTGATGGGAGTGAAGGGCCTCACCCTCTACCACCTCAAGAGCCATCTCCAG AAATTCAGGTTAGGGAAGCAACCGCACAAGGAGTTCAGCGAGCACTCAGTTAAGGAAG CCGCGGCAATGGAGATGCAAAGAAACGCAGCATCTTCTTCAGGCATAATGGGCAGAAGCATGAACCATGA CCGCAACGTGAACGATGCCATCAGAATGCAGATGGAGGTGCAAAGAAGGCTACATGAGCAACTAGAG AAGCATCTGCAGATGAGGATCGAAGCGCAGGGGAAGTACATGCAGTCCATCCTGGAGAAAGCCTATCagacgctcgccgccggcgatgtcgcggcggcggtggcgtgcggcCCGGCGGGGTACAAATCCCTAGGCAACCACCAGGCGGCGGTGCTCGACGTGTGCTCCATGGGCTTCCCTTCCCTGCAAGACCTCCACAtgtacggcggcgccggcggcggccacctcgacctgcagcagcagcagccgccggcgtcgacgatGGAGAGCTTCTTCgcctgcggcgacggcggcggctcgctggggaagacggcggcgaagacgaggcattacggcggcgccgggaagaGCCCGATGATGTggggcgtcgacgacgacgacgacgacgacccggccgggaagtgcggcggcggcggccatcatCAGCTGcagatggcgccgccgccgatgatggACGGCGGCATCGACGTCATGgactccctcgccgccgacgtctaCGAGACGAAGCCGATCATGTCCGGCGACTCGACGGGGAGCAAGGGCGGCGGCTacgacgtcgcggcggcggcgtcgaagcTGGAgaggccgtcgccgcggcggccgccgcagctGGGGAGCCCGTCGGTGATGGCCGGAGCTCAGACGAGGAACCTATCCTACGGGTAA
- the LOC127763406 gene encoding succinate-semialdehyde dehydrogenase, mitochondrial yields MAMAMAMRRAAALGARHILAASSTSSSGVLLRRHMSVDAGAAMEKVRAAGLLRTQGLIGGKWVDAYDGKTIEVQNPATGETLANVSCMGSKETSDAIASAHSTFYSWSKLTANERSKALRKWHDLIISHKEELALLMTLEQGKPMKEALGEVTYGASFIEYFAEEAKRIYGDIIPPTLSDRRLLVLKQPVGVVGAVTPWNFPLAMITRKVGPALACGCTVVVKPSEFTPLTALAAADLALQAGIPAGAINVVMGNAPEIGDALLQSTQVRKITFTGSTAVGKKLMAGSANTVKKVSLELGGNAPCIVFDDADIDVAIKGSLAAKFRNSGQTCVCANRILVQEGIYEKFASAFIKAVQSLKVGNGLEESTSQGPLINEAAVQKVEKFINDATSKGANIMLGGKRHSLGMSFYEPTVVGNVSNDMLLFREEVFGPVAPLVPFKTEEDAIRMANDTNAGLAAYIFTKSIPRSWRVSEALEYGLVGVNEGIISTEVAPFGGVKQSGLGREGSKYGMDEYLELKYICMGNLN; encoded by the exons atggcgatggcgatggcgatgcgacgcgcggcggcgctcggcgcgcGCCACATCCTCGCCGCCtcgtccacctcctcctccggcgtcctcctccgccgccac ATGAGCGTGGACGCGGGGGCGGCGATGGAGAAGGTACGGGCGGCGGGGCTGCTCCGGACGCAGGGGCTCATCGGCGGCAAATGGGTGGACGCCTACGACGGCAAGACCATCGAG gTTCAAAATCCAGCAACTGGAGAGACTCTTGCCAATGTGTCCTGTATGGGCAGCAAAGAAACATCTGATGCAATAGCTTCAGCTCACAGTACATTCTATT cttGGAGCAAACTCACTGCAAATGAGAGGAGCAAGGCTCTAAGAAAATG GCATGATTTAATTATCTCACACAAGGAAGAACTTGCACTTCTCATGACACTGGAGCAAGGGAAACCTATGAAAGAGGCTCTTGGTGAG GTCACATATGGTGCAAGTTTTATTGAATACTTTGCTGAAGAAGCAAAGCGTATATATGGTGATATTATTCCCCCAACTCTATCTGATCgtagattattggttttgaagCAG CCTGTTGGAGTAGTTGGAGCTGTTACACCATGGAATTTTCCTTTAGCGATGATAACCAGAAAG GTTGGACCAGCATTGGCTTGTGGCTGCACTGTCGTTGTCAAGCCATCAGAGTTCACACCTTTGACAGCACTTGCTGCAGCAGATCTTGCTCTTCAAGCTGGAATACCAGCT GGCGCAATAAATGTTGTGATGGGTAATGCTCCTGAGATAGGTGATGCTCTACTCCAGAGTACACAG GTCAGAAAGATTACATTCACAGGGTCAACAGCTGTTGGCAAAAAACTGATGGCTGGATCAGCAAATACTGTGAAGAAG GTTTCTTTGGAGCTTGGTGGCAATGCACCTTGCATTGTTTTTGATGATGCAGACATTGATGTTGCCATTAAAGGCAgt CTTGCTGCTAAGTTCCGTAACAGCGGACAGACATGTGTATGTGCAAACAGGATATTGGTGCAAGAAG gtatttatgaaaaatttgcaAGTGCGTTTATCAAGGCTGTTCAGAGTTTGAAGGTTGGTAATGGGCTTGAAGAGAGTACATCACAG GGCCCTCTGATCAATGAAGCTGCTGTTCAGAAG GTAGAGAAGTTCATAAATGACGCCACTTCAAAG GGAGCAAACATCATGCTTGGTGGTAAAAGGCACAGTCTTGGGATGTCATTCTATGAGCCAACTGTAGTAGGGAACGTCAGCAATGATATGCTTCTTTTCAG GGAAGAAGTCTTTGGTCCAGTTGCACCACTTGTACCATTCAAAACTGAGGAAGATGCAATCCGTATGGCCAATGATACCAACGCAG GCTTAGCTGCATATATCTTCACAAAGAGCATACCTCGTTCATGGCGCGTTTCGGAAGCTCTTGAATATGGACTAGTCGGTGTGAACGAGGGGATCATCTCAACAGAG GTTGCGCCGTTTGGCGGCGTCAAGCAATCTGGCCTTGGGAGAGAAGGATCAAAATACGGCATGGACGAGTACCTGGAG CTCAAGTACATTTGCATGGGAAACCTGAACTGA
- the LOC127761630 gene encoding myb family transcription factor IPN2 isoform X1, which translates to MFPGSKKGGGGGAAVSSGDGGGGRAAAAMCVQGDSGLVLTTDPKPRLRWTVELHERFVDAVTQLGGPDKATPKTIMRVMGVKGLTLYHLKSHLQKFRLGKQPHKEFSEHSVKEAAAMEMQRNAASSSGIMGRSMNHDRNVNDAIRMQMEVQRRLHEQLEVQKHLQMRIEAQGKYMQSILEKAYQTLAAGDVAAAVACGPAGYKSLGNHQAAVLDVCSMGFPSLQDLHMYGGAGGGHLDLQQQQPPASTMESFFACGDGGGSLGKTAAKTRHYGGAGKSPMMWGVDDDDDDDPAGKCGGGGHHQLQMAPPPMMDGGIDVMDSLAADVYETKPIMSGDSTGSKGGGYDVAAAASKLERPSPRRPPQLGSPSVMAGAQTRNLSYG; encoded by the exons ATGTTCCCTGGCTCgaagaagggcggcggcggcggcgcggcggtgagctcgggtgacggcggcggcggcagggcggcggcggcgatgtgcGTGCAGGGCGACTCCGGCCTGGTCCTCACCACCGACCCCAAGCCGCGGCTCCGGTGGACGGTGGAGCTCCACGAGCGCTTCGTCGACGCCGTCACCCAGCTCGGCGGCCCCGACA AGGCGACGCCCAAGACGATCATGAGGGTGATGGGAGTGAAGGGCCTCACCCTCTACCACCTCAAGAGCCATCTCCAG AAATTCAGGTTAGGGAAGCAACCGCACAAGGAGTTCAGCGAGCACTCAGTTAAGGAAG CCGCGGCAATGGAGATGCAAAGAAACGCAGCATCTTCTTCAGGCATAATGGGCAGAAGCATGAACCATGA CCGCAACGTGAACGATGCCATCAGAATGCAGATGGAGGTGCAAAGAAGGCTACATGAGCAACTAGAG GTGCAGAAGCATCTGCAGATGAGGATCGAAGCGCAGGGGAAGTACATGCAGTCCATCCTGGAGAAAGCCTATCagacgctcgccgccggcgatgtcgcggcggcggtggcgtgcggcCCGGCGGGGTACAAATCCCTAGGCAACCACCAGGCGGCGGTGCTCGACGTGTGCTCCATGGGCTTCCCTTCCCTGCAAGACCTCCACAtgtacggcggcgccggcggcggccacctcgacctgcagcagcagcagccgccggcgtcgacgatGGAGAGCTTCTTCgcctgcggcgacggcggcggctcgctggggaagacggcggcgaagacgaggcattacggcggcgccgggaagaGCCCGATGATGTggggcgtcgacgacgacgacgacgacgacccggccgggaagtgcggcggcggcggccatcatCAGCTGcagatggcgccgccgccgatgatggACGGCGGCATCGACGTCATGgactccctcgccgccgacgtctaCGAGACGAAGCCGATCATGTCCGGCGACTCGACGGGGAGCAAGGGCGGCGGCTacgacgtcgcggcggcggcgtcgaagcTGGAgaggccgtcgccgcggcggccgccgcagctGGGGAGCCCGTCGGTGATGGCCGGAGCTCAGACGAGGAACCTATCCTACGGGTAA